The following proteins come from a genomic window of Leptospira sanjuanensis:
- a CDS encoding endonuclease yields MLKEKKNFEHIAQITLPNYFKELSSRLKNPLPMKHFSKEGLGETVIFSSIKDHFGLKNYEDFSGCYVFSERGNIQYVSVTKSISTRIRQHLKGTNHSPLAYQIAKNKLDMGLSRNLCMQNDRFLEEHRKAQKLISTWDLAVIEIADPIERRLFEVYAALKLNTVYNSFESE; encoded by the coding sequence ATGTTGAAAGAAAAGAAAAATTTCGAGCACATAGCGCAAATTACTTTGCCAAATTATTTTAAAGAACTATCCAGTCGGTTAAAAAATCCGCTTCCTATGAAGCATTTTTCAAAAGAAGGTCTCGGAGAAACTGTAATTTTCAGTTCGATTAAGGATCACTTCGGATTAAAAAATTACGAAGATTTTTCTGGTTGTTATGTGTTCTCCGAAAGAGGGAATATCCAATACGTCAGCGTAACAAAGAGCATTTCTACTCGGATCAGACAGCACTTAAAAGGCACGAACCATTCCCCGCTGGCATATCAAATCGCTAAAAATAAATTGGATATGGGCTTGAGTAGAAATCTGTGTATGCAAAACGACAGATTTCTTGAAGAACACAGGAAAGCGCAAAAGCTAATCTCTACCTGGGATTTAGCGGTAATTGAAATCGCTGATCCGATCGAGCGGCGTCTTTTCGAGGTCTATGCCGCTCTCAAATTGAATACAGTTTACAATTCTTTTGAATCTGAATAA
- a CDS encoding DNA-binding protein, whose protein sequence is MVEDVKRATVISYTIASLGLSGKKEKLLTVITNLDIQARAEGRAGCNAKNKTLGKMCGLAETSVSKYIREFRREGHLEAGTFHGHSRILNSNFHDAVIKERIEYKLSSSRTNGLGSSENEYGAAPYHRTGSSSSNTCTNQPSNKKERLSLFNDYFQKLSEMAKTLILKEYGEYTATLNKEKEKARLWFKENQDPEFVLDVIRKLIFIRRSPEFKTDLRFWGTISVNIACAYSYKDTILTTYQTLMNTRSENPTVEATSKEKTYQESTWRGLSDWASEKLTISSREILNSVTAKIENNEVQVYGNVPESIRMIITKYFLEETKEKMTVRFLDAPGSRENNKPPIISENKTPETKSGETVKNRKEVQEKINYRKGSYEDFLGITKRRVSKLDFQILKEAKYTMDKGILEFQTDIPENLKIHIQHYFKELIEMPYYVLFVDSELKQDREVA, encoded by the coding sequence ATGGTCGAGGACGTCAAACGAGCGACTGTGATCTCTTATACCATCGCGTCATTAGGGTTATCTGGGAAGAAAGAAAAACTCCTAACGGTAATTACGAACTTAGATATACAAGCTCGTGCCGAAGGCCGGGCAGGATGCAACGCTAAAAATAAAACTCTTGGTAAAATGTGCGGTTTAGCGGAAACTTCAGTTTCTAAATATATCAGAGAGTTTCGAAGAGAGGGCCATCTTGAAGCTGGAACTTTCCACGGCCATAGCAGAATCTTAAATTCTAATTTTCACGACGCCGTAATCAAAGAAAGAATCGAATATAAACTCTCTTCTTCTAGGACAAATGGACTAGGCAGCTCGGAAAATGAGTACGGAGCTGCCCCGTACCATCGTACGGGGTCTAGTTCTTCTAACACTTGTACTAACCAACCATCTAACAAAAAAGAGAGACTTTCACTTTTTAACGATTACTTTCAAAAACTTTCAGAGATGGCAAAGACTTTGATTTTGAAAGAGTATGGTGAATATACGGCGACACTGAATAAGGAGAAAGAAAAAGCAAGGCTCTGGTTTAAGGAAAATCAGGATCCGGAATTTGTTTTGGACGTCATTCGTAAGCTCATATTTATTCGGCGTTCACCGGAGTTTAAAACCGACTTACGTTTTTGGGGAACCATTTCGGTGAACATCGCTTGTGCGTATAGTTACAAAGACACGATCCTAACGACTTACCAAACTCTCATGAATACCAGAAGTGAAAATCCAACTGTGGAAGCAACTTCGAAAGAAAAAACCTACCAAGAATCGACATGGCGAGGACTTAGCGATTGGGCTTCGGAAAAACTGACGATTTCATCGAGAGAAATTTTGAATTCAGTCACAGCAAAAATAGAAAACAATGAAGTTCAGGTTTATGGGAATGTTCCAGAATCAATCCGAATGATAATTACAAAATATTTTTTGGAAGAAACAAAAGAGAAAATGACAGTACGCTTTTTAGATGCTCCGGGATCTCGAGAAAACAATAAGCCTCCTATAATCTCAGAAAATAAAACCCCGGAAACTAAAAGCGGCGAGACTGTTAAGAATCGAAAAGAGGTCCAAGAAAAAATCAACTATCGAAAGGGTAGTTATGAAGATTTTTTAGGAATCACAAAGCGACGAGTTTCGAAGTTGGATTTTCAGATATTGAAAGAAGCGAAATACACAATGGACAAAGGAATATTGGAATTTCAAACAGATATTCCAGAAAATCTGAAAATTCATATTCAACATTATTTCAAGGAGCTAATTGAAATGCCTTATTATGTTTTGTTTGTTGATTCAGAACTAAAACAAGATAGGGAAGTTGCATAG
- a CDS encoding ParA family protein has product MKIIPICSGKGGVGKTTNTIFLGQTLSYLGYKVLLIDFDFNRSLSKFTLSRFGVNEQETTFKNSFNMLFEADDYSKYIFKTGENFDFIPTIERLKKVDLEFYDDPRLKYRFENLLRKLDYDFILLDLHNVVNVVLLAAIHSADHIISPMEYGDWGQEGTDAMYKVFKEVESSSSKKIKFTVVPSRVSKRRIEDLIEVCEHNGLSVSKFANYNDDIVHSASNLGEFLNPKKHSAFERFLVLAHEVSNGTK; this is encoded by the coding sequence ATGAAAATAATTCCCATTTGTTCCGGGAAGGGTGGAGTCGGAAAAACCACTAACACCATATTTCTCGGTCAAACTTTGTCTTATTTAGGCTACAAGGTGCTACTTATTGACTTCGATTTTAATCGAAGCTTGAGCAAGTTCACACTTTCCCGCTTCGGAGTAAACGAGCAAGAGACAACTTTTAAAAACTCATTTAACATGCTTTTTGAGGCGGATGACTATTCAAAATACATATTTAAAACAGGCGAGAATTTTGATTTTATTCCAACCATCGAACGCCTCAAAAAGGTTGATTTAGAATTTTATGATGACCCTAGGCTTAAATATAGATTCGAAAATCTGTTACGCAAACTCGATTACGACTTCATTTTACTTGATCTACACAACGTTGTAAATGTTGTTCTTCTCGCTGCCATTCACAGCGCAGACCATATTATTTCTCCAATGGAATATGGAGATTGGGGACAAGAAGGAACCGATGCAATGTATAAAGTTTTTAAGGAAGTCGAATCAAGCTCATCCAAAAAAATCAAATTTACAGTCGTGCCTTCGAGAGTATCTAAAAGGAGAATTGAAGACCTGATTGAAGTTTGCGAGCATAACGGTCTTTCTGTTAGTAAGTTTGCAAACTATAATGACGATATCGTTCATTCTGCTTCGAACTTAGGAGAATTTTTAAATCCCAAAAAACATTCCGCATTCGAGCGATTTTTAGTTTTGGCGCATGAGGTTTCAAATGGCACAAAATAA